From the genome of Desulfovibrio sp.:
TGCCGGGCTGATCGTCGTTTCCTTGCCCGTGGACGCCCCCCCTGGCCTGAACGCCCTCTATGTGTCGGACGCCTCTCCGAAAGCCGTGGTGACAAACCAGGAAGGCCTCCCGCTCTTGCCGGAAGCATCGCTTAAGACAATTGATCATTGCATCCTCACCGATGGGCAGGCTCCGGGCGGCGTACCGTTTTCGTCGCTCATGGGCACGCAGCCGGGTGTCCTCCCGCAGCGGGCAACGGGCTGCCAGGACCCTCTCGCCTTCCTCATTTTCACTTCCGGCACCACCGGCCGCCCGAAGGCCATCGCGCACACGCAGGCCCGCCTTGCACAAAGGACCGGGCACCTCTGCGCGGCACTGGAGCTGACGGACCGGGACACGACGCTCCTGGCGTTCTCCCCCCTTCGGTCCACAAGTTTCGTGTTTCAGGTGCTGGCCATGTTTCGCGTGGGGGGAACCGTGGTCCTGGCGAGCCCCAAGGACAGCGGCATGTTTTGGGACCTCTACGCGCAGGCACGGCCCACTTACAGCATGCTCATGCCCGCCCTTGCCTGGAGGCTCTTCGAGCACCCCGCAGCCGCCACGGCCGACCATTCCCGCCTGCGATTTTTGCTGACGACCGGGGACCACCCAGGCCCGGACCTGGTCCGCAAGGTGGAGGAAGCAACGGGAAAACCGCTGCTCAACCTGTACGGAATGACGGAAATAGGCCTTATCGCCGCGCATCCCCTGGCCGGGCCCCGGAATATGGGGTCCATGGGCAAGCCACTCGAAGGAGTTCAAATGCGCCTGGTGGACGGTGACGGGCGCGATGTAAGTCCTGGGGAAACCGGCAGGCTGCTGGTGCGCACCCAGAACTGGATGGCCGGGTATTGGAACGACACCCTGCGAACGCATCAGACCACCTGCACCGGCTGGTTCGACACCCAGGACCTCGCCTGCATGGACCAGGACGGTTTTTATTGGTTCAGGGGCAGAGCAAGCGATGTGGTCGTGCGCAACGCCATCAATGTCGCTTCCGCCCTGGTGACGGATACGCTGCTTGAGCACCCCTCCATTGCCGAGGCCATTCTCGTGGGCCTGCCCGACGCCATTGCCGGACAGGTGCCGGTGGCGTTTTACCGGCTAAGGCTTGCTGCCGACGATCCTGCAAAGGACGCGCTTCGCGCCCTGGTGTCCGCACGGGTCGATGTAGAGTCCGTCCCCGTGGCATTTCACCGGATCGACCAGTGGCCTCTGACGCGGGGCGGCAAGGTGGATCGGGCAGGCCTTAGGGACCTTGCCCAGACCAAATCCCAAGCGGGGTGAAGCCGGGGGCATGAGTCCCGGCCGTTTCCGCAGGGGTTCGGGCCTTAGCAGCCGTTGTAAAAATCGATCTGCGCAGCCTGTTCAAAAAGCCAGCTGGCAAGGCGCAGAAAAAAGTCAAGGCTGACCAAAACGCAGGACAGCGTT
Proteins encoded in this window:
- a CDS encoding acyl--CoA ligase, translating into MLIWDIVERTATRTPGRVAVVCGGQETTYGRLATDVERLAAGFYSLGLRPGDRIALALPSTTELVTACLAAHRAGLIVVSLPVDAPPGLNALYVSDASPKAVVTNQEGLPLLPEASLKTIDHCILTDGQAPGGVPFSSLMGTQPGVLPQRATGCQDPLAFLIFTSGTTGRPKAIAHTQARLAQRTGHLCAALELTDRDTTLLAFSPLRSTSFVFQVLAMFRVGGTVVLASPKDSGMFWDLYAQARPTYSMLMPALAWRLFEHPAAATADHSRLRFLLTTGDHPGPDLVRKVEEATGKPLLNLYGMTEIGLIAAHPLAGPRNMGSMGKPLEGVQMRLVDGDGRDVSPGETGRLLVRTQNWMAGYWNDTLRTHQTTCTGWFDTQDLACMDQDGFYWFRGRASDVVVRNAINVASALVTDTLLEHPSIAEAILVGLPDAIAGQVPVAFYRLRLAADDPAKDALRALVSARVDVESVPVAFHRIDQWPLTRGGKVDRAGLRDLAQTKSQAG